The Streptomyces sp. NBC_00670 genome window below encodes:
- the pcaDC gene encoding bifunctional 3-oxoadipate enol-lactonase/4-carboxymuconolactone decarboxylase PcaDC — translation MTDTLLDHRAEGPASAPPLLLGPSLGTSSALWDRVAPELSISHRVIRWDLPGHGGSSPDLIGPGATVADLADLVLALADSLGVERFAYAGVSLGGAVGLHLAVHHPERVSSLAVLCSSAHFDGANGAQGWIERAARVRAEGVEWLAGTADARWFTPGFTVPELVEDQRRADPGAYAACCDALASYDLRGELSRIGAPTLVVAGREDPATPPAHLREIADAVPGAALVELPGASHLAPAERPEAVLTALRGHFGGAAGGARRGMAVRREVLGDAHVDRAQARQTAFTARFQDFISRYAWGEVWTDPTLSRRERSMVTLTALVAHGHDEELAMHVRAARRNGLTPEEIGAVLLQVGVYCGVPAANSAFAVAQRVLSEET, via the coding sequence TTGACCGACACCCTCCTCGACCACCGTGCGGAAGGCCCCGCCTCCGCTCCCCCGCTGCTGCTCGGGCCCTCGCTGGGCACGTCGTCCGCGCTGTGGGACCGGGTCGCGCCCGAACTGTCCATATCCCACCGGGTGATCCGCTGGGACCTGCCCGGGCACGGCGGCTCGTCGCCGGATCTGATCGGGCCCGGTGCGACGGTCGCCGACCTCGCGGACCTCGTGCTCGCGCTCGCCGACTCGCTGGGGGTGGAGCGATTCGCGTACGCGGGGGTGTCGCTGGGCGGTGCGGTCGGGCTGCACCTCGCCGTCCATCACCCCGAGCGGGTCTCCTCGCTCGCCGTGCTCTGCTCCTCCGCGCACTTCGACGGGGCGAACGGGGCGCAGGGGTGGATCGAGCGGGCCGCGCGGGTGCGGGCGGAGGGGGTGGAGTGGCTGGCCGGGACCGCGGACGCGCGGTGGTTCACGCCCGGGTTCACGGTGCCGGAGCTGGTCGAGGACCAGCGGCGGGCCGATCCGGGGGCGTATGCGGCGTGCTGTGACGCGTTGGCCTCCTACGACCTGCGTGGGGAGCTGTCCCGGATCGGCGCGCCGACGCTGGTGGTCGCCGGGCGGGAGGATCCCGCGACGCCGCCGGCGCATCTGCGGGAGATCGCCGACGCGGTGCCGGGGGCGGCTCTCGTGGAGCTGCCGGGTGCCTCGCACCTGGCGCCGGCGGAGCGGCCGGAGGCCGTGCTGACCGCGTTGCGCGGACACTTCGGCGGTGCTGCCGGGGGTGCGCGGCGGGGGATGGCCGTGCGGCGGGAGGTGCTCGGGGATGCGCACGTGGACCGTGCGCAGGCGCGGCAGACGGCGTTCACCGCGCGGTTCCAGGACTTCATCTCGCGGTATGCGTGGGGGGAGGTGTGGACGGATCCGACGTTGTCGCGGCGGGAGCGGAGCATGGTGACGTTGACGGCGCTCGTCGCGCACGGGCATGACGAGGAGCTCGCGATGCATGTGCGGGCGGCGCGGCGGAACGGGCTGACGCCGGAGGAGATCGGGGCGGTGCTGTTGCAGGTGGGCGTGTACTGCGGGGTGCCCGCGGCGAACTCGGCGTTCGCGGTGGCGCAGCGGGTCCTGTCGGAGGAGACCTGA
- a CDS encoding ATP-binding protein, with product MTEVPPDAVPSASLWEREDELRTVSRAVESLRADAPADAGGAPGTGSVLVVTGEAGLGKTALLGEVRDRAEKLGCTVWYARGGETVASVPFNVLRQLLQPALVQLTPDEAHDYLGDWYEVSGPALGITDPGARPPDPQAVCDGLVTAVRRLARREWPLVLLIDDAHWADQETLGWLAAFVEQGGDLPALVVVARRPGEAGEAAARHLDAVAARAARPAIPLRPLTPEATAGLTRDTLGARADAPFCREVWAVTGGNPYDTVELLAKVRDSRLEPVESSATELRVLNKSARGRGLLARLEQLGVDATRFAWAAAILGNGITVDLVARLAGLDRQDAAHCAELLTTARVLTASDPTAGSGGLGGGALGSGALVGELEFVHSLVATDIYQAIPDALRTAMHGIAARVVADCGMGAAVISRHLMFVHPDDDAELVEQMREAAREHLAVGAPDPARRCLERALAEPPRPEVHPHVLYELGCASLLTSPATTVEYLREALALPGLEGDVRVDAVHRLSQALLHNDQLEEAVRTVDAEAARLPDGPARTRLRAVHYMWEGIHAPEEGTPSRSTGLADLAAACTGRDNAERALLILRGFDAMTHGESAEQVVEFSDRALVNGRLAPGLGWTDTEWGMELLMMLGSSYAYADHLDRAEALFSEALHAYTTAGWSGGHLALAHAFVGLAHRRRGRLREAEESQREALRLAERVGRGLPLHWSATCGLVDTLLARGHAQEAAKVAEEYGFGPPYPSTIVLPDIRSVRGRLLLATGRTQDGINELEDAEKAASARGHHNTVLAPWALDLARALAGTDPRRAAELAAGARREAERFGTDTAIGEALRCAAALETGRRAVVLYERAVTYLETSPAAYEHAAARLEYGIATASRPELERALTLAESCGADGVAARAISALRHV from the coding sequence ATGACGGAGGTACCGCCGGACGCGGTCCCCTCGGCTTCCCTGTGGGAACGCGAGGACGAGCTCCGCACCGTTTCCAGGGCCGTCGAATCCCTGCGCGCCGACGCGCCCGCCGACGCCGGCGGCGCCCCGGGCACCGGGAGCGTGCTCGTCGTCACCGGGGAGGCGGGGCTCGGCAAGACCGCCCTGCTCGGCGAGGTCCGCGACCGCGCCGAGAAACTCGGCTGCACGGTCTGGTACGCCCGCGGCGGCGAGACCGTCGCCTCCGTCCCGTTCAACGTCTTACGCCAGCTCCTCCAGCCCGCACTCGTCCAGCTCACCCCCGACGAGGCCCACGACTACCTCGGCGACTGGTACGAGGTCTCCGGCCCCGCCCTCGGCATAACCGACCCCGGCGCCCGCCCGCCGGACCCGCAGGCCGTGTGCGACGGCCTCGTCACCGCCGTACGCCGGCTCGCCCGCCGCGAATGGCCGCTCGTGCTGCTCATCGACGACGCCCACTGGGCCGACCAGGAGACCCTCGGCTGGCTCGCCGCGTTCGTCGAGCAGGGCGGCGACCTGCCCGCCCTGGTCGTCGTCGCCCGCCGCCCCGGCGAGGCCGGCGAGGCCGCCGCCCGCCACCTCGACGCCGTCGCCGCCCGCGCCGCCCGCCCCGCGATCCCGCTGCGCCCGCTCACCCCCGAGGCCACCGCGGGACTCACCCGCGACACCCTCGGCGCACGGGCCGACGCCCCCTTCTGCCGCGAGGTGTGGGCGGTCACCGGCGGCAACCCGTACGACACCGTGGAACTGCTCGCCAAGGTGCGGGACAGCCGGCTCGAACCCGTCGAGTCCTCCGCCACCGAGCTGCGCGTACTGAACAAGTCGGCCCGCGGCCGCGGACTCCTCGCCCGCCTCGAACAACTCGGCGTGGACGCCACCCGGTTCGCCTGGGCCGCCGCGATCCTCGGCAACGGCATCACCGTCGACCTCGTGGCCCGCCTCGCCGGCCTGGACCGGCAGGACGCCGCGCACTGCGCCGAACTCCTCACCACCGCCCGCGTGCTCACCGCCTCCGACCCCACCGCCGGCAGCGGAGGCCTCGGCGGCGGAGCCCTCGGCAGTGGAGCCCTCGTTGGCGAGCTGGAGTTCGTCCACTCACTGGTCGCCACCGACATCTACCAGGCGATCCCCGACGCGCTGCGCACCGCCATGCACGGCATCGCCGCACGGGTCGTCGCCGACTGCGGCATGGGCGCCGCCGTCATCTCCCGGCACCTGATGTTCGTCCACCCGGACGACGACGCCGAACTGGTCGAGCAGATGCGGGAGGCCGCCCGCGAACACCTCGCCGTCGGCGCCCCCGACCCCGCCCGCCGCTGCTTGGAACGCGCGCTCGCCGAACCGCCCCGCCCCGAGGTCCACCCGCACGTCCTGTACGAACTGGGCTGCGCCAGCCTGCTCACCTCGCCCGCGACCACCGTCGAATACCTCCGCGAGGCCCTCGCCCTGCCCGGTCTGGAGGGCGACGTCCGCGTCGACGCCGTCCACCGGCTCTCCCAGGCGCTGCTGCACAACGACCAACTGGAGGAGGCCGTCCGCACGGTCGACGCCGAGGCCGCGCGGCTGCCGGACGGTCCCGCGAGGACCCGGCTGCGGGCCGTGCACTACATGTGGGAGGGCATACACGCCCCCGAGGAGGGCACCCCCTCCCGCTCCACCGGACTCGCCGACCTCGCGGCCGCCTGCACCGGCCGGGACAACGCCGAGCGGGCGTTATTGATCCTGCGCGGCTTCGACGCCATGACCCACGGCGAGAGCGCCGAGCAGGTCGTGGAGTTCAGCGACCGCGCCCTCGTCAACGGCAGGCTCGCCCCCGGACTCGGCTGGACCGACACCGAGTGGGGCATGGAGCTGCTGATGATGCTCGGCAGCTCGTACGCCTACGCCGACCACCTCGACCGCGCCGAGGCCCTCTTCTCCGAAGCCCTGCACGCCTACACCACCGCCGGCTGGAGTGGCGGCCACCTGGCCCTCGCCCATGCCTTCGTCGGGCTCGCCCACCGCAGGCGGGGGCGGCTGCGGGAGGCCGAGGAGTCGCAGCGCGAGGCGCTCCGGCTCGCCGAGCGGGTCGGCCGCGGGCTGCCGCTGCACTGGTCCGCGACCTGTGGCCTCGTCGACACGCTGCTCGCGCGCGGGCACGCTCAGGAGGCGGCGAAGGTGGCCGAGGAGTACGGGTTCGGGCCGCCGTACCCGTCGACGATCGTGCTGCCCGACATCCGGTCCGTGCGGGGGCGGTTGCTGCTGGCCACCGGGCGTACGCAGGACGGCATCAACGAGCTGGAGGACGCGGAGAAGGCGGCGAGTGCGCGGGGGCACCACAACACGGTGCTCGCGCCGTGGGCGCTGGACCTCGCGCGGGCGCTGGCCGGGACCGATCCGCGGCGGGCCGCGGAGCTGGCGGCGGGGGCGCGGCGGGAGGCGGAGCGGTTCGGGACGGATACGGCGATCGGGGAGGCGTTGCGGTGTGCTGCCGCGTTGGAGACGGGGCGGAGGGCGGTGGTGCTGTACGAGCGGGCGGTGACGTATCTGGAGACGTCACCGGCCGCCTACGAGCACGCGGCGGCGCGCCTGGAGTACGGCATCGCGACAGCGTCGCGGCCGGAGCTGGAACGTGCGCTGACGCTGGCGGAGTCCTGCGGGGCGGACGGCGTCGCGGCACGAGCGATCTCCGCGCTGCGGCACGTCTGA